The following DNA comes from Candidatus Neomarinimicrobiota bacterium.
TCCTCCATTGATAATGTAGTTTATTAATTTTTTTAGTCCTTCATAATCAACTTCACCATTTTTAAATGGTGTTATCAGTGCAGTATATGTGCCCTTTAAATTCATTTTTATCCCCCTTTTATTCCTTAATAATCTCCTTTTTGATTAAATCATAGAAAGAGACCATCCCTTCTATTTTATCCATTTTTTCAATAGCAAAGAAGACGCCTCCGGCGAATATTTCCCTGGATTTTGCTCTGTGGTTTAGAATTATAGTGTCATATGGAGAGTCAAATATCACACTATGTTCGCCAAAAATATGACCGCATCTTACACCAGCGATATGGAGTTCATTTTCTGAAATTTTACTGGTAAGATTTGAGTTTATAGCCTTTTTTCTATCCAGTTCATTGATAATAATTTCTCCCATTTTGATAGCAGTCCCTGATGGGATATCCTTCTTTTGGTTGTGGTGAAATTCTACTATTGATGCGTCATAGGAAGGGAAGTTGTTCATTATCCGTGCAAGATAGCGAGTAACAAAAAAGAAAATATTTACACCAATAGCAAAATTAGGAGCGTATATCATTTTTATGCCACTCTCTTCAACCATTTTTTTTACTTCGTCAATTTTATCATACCAGCCTGTTGTACCGACAATTATATTTTTCTTTAGTTTTGTAAGTTTTTGAATATTATCAAGAACAACAGATGGTGTGGTAAATTCTATACATATATCGGCATTGCTCACTGTTTTTTCGTTTATCTCGTTGAAATCAGCTTCA
Coding sequences within:
- the dapB gene encoding 4-hydroxy-tetrahydrodipicolinate reductase, translated to MNIAIIGFGKMGRTIKSIAPKFNHNVVATIDPISNEADFNEINEKTVSNADICIEFTTPSVVLDNIQKLTKLKKNIIVGTTGWYDKIDEVKKMVEESGIKMIYAPNFAIGVNIFFFVTRYLARIMNNFPSYDASIVEFHHNQKKDIPSGTAIKMGEIIINELDRKKAINSNLTSKISENELHIAGVRCGHIFGEHSVIFDSPYDTIILNHRAKSREIFAGGVFFAIEKMDKIEGMVSFYDLIKKEIIKE